A region of Candidatus Cloacimonadota bacterium DNA encodes the following proteins:
- the cysS gene encoding cysteine--tRNA ligase — MEIYNTLTKRKEIFKPIQENEVDMYVCGPTTYNYFHIGNGRAFLFFDIVRNYFKFLGMKVNYIQNITDIDDKLINQAKAEKLPIEKISNKYIKAFFEDIKALEIKKATQYPRATEYIRKMIDFIEILVKKGNAYHVEGDVFFSVKSIKSYGKLSGKIIDELITGARVEEDTKKKHPADFVLWKKNKPGEPKWKSPWGYGRPGWHTECVVMSHDIFQKTFDIHCGGTDLVFPHHENEIAQAEAATGKPLANYWMHNGFINIEGEKMSKSLDNFFTVRDVLKKYNAETIRHFYLSKHYRSPIDFNVEALQSSKAAVKRLYQPFRDFNTDELKHISKLRVIKEYREEFMRAMNDDFNTAQAIAIFFDIAKTFNNSKTKDSQRHLLQTLRKLGNVLGFFQYLTDKLEKDAVVGSSNEIIELLIGYREKFKTEKNWFYADMIRNDLKKLGIILQDTPEGTKWKFEKEE; from the coding sequence ATAGAGATTTATAATACTCTGACTAAACGAAAAGAGATTTTTAAACCGATACAAGAGAATGAAGTAGATATGTATGTCTGTGGTCCTACAACATATAATTACTTTCATATCGGCAATGGGAGAGCTTTTCTTTTTTTCGATATAGTGAGAAATTATTTCAAATTTCTCGGTATGAAAGTCAATTATATCCAGAATATTACGGATATTGATGATAAATTAATCAATCAAGCGAAAGCAGAGAAACTTCCCATCGAAAAGATATCAAATAAATACATTAAAGCCTTCTTCGAAGATATTAAGGCATTAGAGATCAAAAAAGCAACACAATATCCCAGAGCTACCGAATATATCAGAAAGATGATAGATTTCATCGAAATACTAGTAAAAAAAGGGAATGCATACCATGTTGAGGGGGATGTCTTTTTTTCTGTAAAGTCTATAAAAAGCTATGGCAAGTTATCGGGAAAGATTATTGATGAGTTAATCACCGGCGCTAGAGTTGAAGAAGATACTAAAAAGAAACATCCGGCTGACTTTGTTTTGTGGAAAAAAAATAAGCCGGGAGAACCAAAATGGAAAAGCCCTTGGGGGTATGGACGACCGGGATGGCATACTGAATGTGTGGTCATGTCGCATGATATTTTTCAAAAGACTTTTGATATTCATTGTGGAGGAACAGATCTGGTCTTTCCTCATCATGAAAATGAGATCGCTCAGGCAGAAGCTGCTACAGGAAAGCCGCTCGCCAATTATTGGATGCATAACGGATTTATCAACATAGAGGGTGAGAAAATGTCTAAAAGTTTGGATAATTTTTTCACAGTGAGAGATGTTTTAAAAAAATACAATGCCGAGACTATCAGACATTTCTACTTGAGTAAACATTATAGAAGCCCCATTGATTTTAATGTAGAGGCATTACAATCTTCAAAAGCTGCGGTGAAAAGACTTTATCAACCTTTTAGAGATTTCAATACTGATGAATTAAAGCATATTTCGAAATTAAGGGTTATCAAAGAGTATCGTGAAGAGTTCATGCGAGCTATGAATGACGATTTTAACACTGCTCAGGCAATAGCCATATTCTTTGATATAGCGAAAACATTCAATAACTCTAAAACAAAAGATTCTCAAAGGCATCTCTTGCAAACTCTTCGTAAATTAGGCAATGTATTAGGGTTCTTTCAATATCTTACTGATAAACTGGAGAAAGATGCTGTTGTAGGTAGTAGTAATGAAATCATTGAATTGTTGATTGGATATCGTGAAAAATTCAAGACTGAAAAAAATTGGTTCTACGCGGATATGATCAGAAATGATCTCAAAAAACTCGGTATAATACTACAAGATACTCCTGAGGGTACTAAATGGAAGTTTGAGAAAGAGGAATAA
- the rsmD gene encoding 16S rRNA (guanine(966)-N(2))-methyltransferase RsmD, with translation MRIIAGQKKGHKLLSLAGKKTRPTTDYVKEAIFSIIYDCTDLRVLDLYAGSGALGFEALSRGAKSLELVDRSEKAVQVAVKNINKLHYEDKTKIHKQKVDTFLRTAANQFDLILLDPPYNSNYVNSTIAAIFEADILADDGIVVVEHAAQEMIQEAWLSKITKQKKYGDTVITILRR, from the coding sequence ATGAGAATTATTGCCGGTCAAAAGAAAGGACACAAATTGCTATCACTTGCCGGTAAAAAAACTAGGCCGACTACCGATTATGTAAAGGAAGCGATTTTTTCTATAATCTATGATTGCACAGATTTGAGGGTGCTTGATCTTTATGCCGGTTCCGGAGCTCTCGGTTTTGAGGCACTTAGTCGTGGGGCTAAATCACTGGAATTAGTTGATAGATCGGAGAAAGCTGTACAGGTTGCTGTAAAAAATATTAACAAACTACATTATGAAGACAAGACCAAAATACATAAACAGAAGGTTGATACTTTTCTCAGAACAGCAGCAAATCAATTTGATCTTATCTTGTTAGATCCACCTTATAATAGCAACTATGTCAATTCAACTATTGCAGCGATATTTGAAGCAGATATCTTGGCTGATGATGGGATTGTTGTAGTTGAGCATGCTGCCCAAGAAATGATTCAAGAAGCATGGCTATCTAAGATAACCAAACAGAAGAAATACGGAGACACTGTTATTACTATTTTGAGACGATAA
- a CDS encoding helix-hairpin-helix domain-containing protein yields MARINNFLRNYLTPTEQKIVFFILIAAIVGIVIHYSGLEAEDSLVDSLKVIASDPVPIRFDINTITEQELQVIPGIGPARAQAIIAYRETNKPIVVDDLLNVRGIGEVTLAKIKEFFGESNNRLESSEDESDEKTLNMGQRDFSSLMNINDASIEDLMAIRGVGQVRGESIFNYIREQGRIKNIDQLLDISGIGPKTLENIKELFYADDDR; encoded by the coding sequence ATGGCAAGGATAAATAATTTTTTAAGGAACTACCTGACACCCACAGAGCAAAAAATTGTTTTCTTTATATTAATTGCTGCAATTGTTGGAATAGTAATCCATTACAGTGGTTTAGAGGCAGAAGATTCACTGGTGGATTCGCTTAAGGTCATTGCCAGTGATCCTGTTCCTATTAGGTTTGATATCAATACGATAACTGAACAAGAATTACAGGTTATACCGGGAATAGGTCCCGCCAGAGCCCAAGCTATTATTGCTTATAGGGAAACTAACAAACCTATAGTTGTTGATGATTTGTTAAATGTTAGAGGCATCGGAGAGGTCACGTTGGCAAAAATTAAAGAGTTTTTTGGTGAATCAAACAATCGGTTAGAATCTTCTGAAGATGAATCAGATGAAAAAACACTAAATATGGGTCAGAGAGATTTTTCTTCACTAATGAATATCAACGACGCTTCTATAGAGGATTTAATGGCTATTAGAGGAGTAGGTCAGGTACGGGGGGAGAGTATATTTAATTACATCAGAGAACAAGGACGGATTAAAAATATTGACCAATTACTCGATATCAGTGGAATAGGTCCCAAGACTTTAGAAAATATCAAAGAGTTGTTTTATGCAGATGATGACAGATAA